The Thermus filiformis genome contains a region encoding:
- a CDS encoding nitrilase-related carbon-nitrogen hydrolase encodes MGKVRHAIVQFKPEKGRLGENLARLSQVLKALAPHRPQVVVLPEAALTGYFLQGGVRELALSQGELFEAVLSAYRQAGLEEPLDLVVGFYERDGGAYYNSAAYLELPHRLVHVHRKVFLPTYGVFDEERYLARGSRVAAFNTRFGRAGLLICEDFWHSLTSAILALDGAQVLYVPSASPARGFYGEVPDNVARWRVLAQAVAGEHGVYVLLASLVGFEAGKGMSGGSLAVGPEGRVLAEGPLFEEAALLLDVDLDRIPPVRYDSPLLSDLQASLPLLLDDLKRVVEP; translated from the coding sequence CTGGGAAAGGTGCGGCACGCCATCGTTCAGTTCAAGCCGGAAAAGGGCCGACTAGGGGAGAACCTGGCCCGCCTTTCCCAGGTGCTAAAGGCCCTCGCCCCCCACCGCCCCCAGGTGGTGGTCCTCCCCGAGGCGGCCCTCACGGGCTACTTCCTCCAGGGGGGGGTGCGGGAGCTGGCCTTAAGCCAGGGCGAGCTCTTTGAGGCGGTCCTTTCCGCCTACCGGCAGGCGGGGCTAGAGGAGCCTTTGGACCTGGTGGTGGGCTTTTACGAGCGGGACGGCGGGGCCTATTACAACAGCGCCGCCTACCTCGAGCTCCCCCACCGCCTGGTCCACGTCCACCGGAAGGTCTTCCTCCCCACCTACGGCGTCTTTGACGAGGAGCGCTACCTGGCCCGGGGAAGCCGGGTCGCCGCCTTCAACACCCGGTTCGGCCGGGCGGGCCTCCTCATCTGCGAGGACTTCTGGCACAGCCTCACCTCGGCCATCCTGGCCCTGGACGGGGCCCAGGTCCTCTACGTCCCCTCGGCCAGCCCGGCCCGGGGGTTTTACGGCGAGGTCCCGGACAACGTGGCCAGGTGGCGGGTCCTGGCCCAGGCGGTGGCGGGGGAGCACGGGGTCTACGTCCTCCTCGCCAGCCTGGTGGGGTTTGAGGCGGGCAAGGGGATGAGCGGGGGGAGCCTGGCCGTGGGGCCGGAGGGGCGGGTCTTGGCCGAGGGGCCCCTGTTTGAGGAGGCGGCCCTCCTTTTGGACGTGGACCTGGACCGGATCCCCCCGGTCCGCTACGACAGCCCCCTCCTTTCCGACCTCCAGGCCAGCCTGCCCCTGCTTCTGGACGACCTTAAACGGGTGGTGGAGCCATGA
- a CDS encoding outer membrane lipoprotein carrier protein LolA, translating to MKKTGALVLFLLSLALAQSVQEILDRVEKNLSTPWQAVVQGRVETPSGAEALLVRVYALPQENLFRLEFQKPASLEGNFTVITEKEVWNYLYLTNQLVISPKEKAQVQGLGFSPQGLGDVKALSERVRLQLSGEVRLEEGVAWKLLGQAREGEGFARVELYVLKADPRPVRFVFLDEKGKVLADLRVVSFSRASLKAQDLKRYPRDAQVVRR from the coding sequence ATGAAAAAGACGGGTGCCCTGGTCCTCTTCCTCTTGTCCTTGGCCTTGGCTCAGTCCGTCCAGGAGATCCTGGACCGGGTGGAGAAGAACCTCTCCACCCCCTGGCAGGCGGTGGTCCAGGGAAGGGTGGAGACCCCCTCGGGGGCGGAGGCCCTCCTGGTGCGGGTCTACGCCCTGCCCCAGGAGAACCTCTTCCGGTTGGAGTTCCAAAAGCCCGCCTCCCTCGAGGGCAACTTCACCGTGATCACCGAGAAGGAGGTCTGGAACTACCTCTACCTCACCAACCAGCTGGTGATCAGCCCCAAGGAGAAGGCCCAGGTCCAGGGCCTGGGCTTCAGCCCCCAGGGCCTGGGGGACGTGAAGGCCCTCTCGGAGCGGGTGCGCCTTCAGCTTTCGGGGGAGGTGCGCCTGGAGGAGGGGGTGGCCTGGAAGCTTTTGGGCCAGGCCCGGGAGGGGGAGGGGTTCGCCCGGGTGGAGCTCTACGTCCTCAAGGCCGACCCCCGGCCCGTGCGCTTCGTCTTCCTGGACGAGAAGGGGAAGGTCCTGGCCGACCTCCGGGTGGTCTCCTTCAGCCGGGCTTCCCTCAAGGCCCAGGACCTGAAGCGCTACCCCCGGGACGCCCAGGTGGTGCGGCGGTAG
- a CDS encoding TetR/AcrR family transcriptional regulator gives MGGGRAERTRARLREAALELLAERGYRGATTREIARRAGVSELTLFRHFGTKEALVQEALAAFVPQDFLKRLPREDAPLEEGLRALLEAYLGLLEARQALLPKLLSELLRHPELAQKGFSRGFSQVMERVVGFFRAKQEAGLLRRDEPPEEQALAFVGPLMARFLVGKTLGVRLAWEPEAYLLGYLEGRCAAR, from the coding sequence ATGGGAGGCGGAAGGGCCGAGCGCACCCGGGCACGCCTGAGGGAGGCCGCCTTGGAGCTTCTGGCCGAGCGGGGATACCGGGGGGCCACCACCCGGGAGATCGCCCGGCGGGCGGGGGTGAGCGAGCTCACCCTCTTCCGCCACTTCGGGACCAAGGAGGCCCTCGTTCAGGAGGCCCTGGCCGCCTTCGTCCCCCAGGACTTCCTAAAGCGCCTCCCCCGGGAGGACGCCCCCCTGGAGGAGGGCCTTAGGGCCCTGCTCGAGGCCTACCTGGGCCTTCTGGAGGCCCGGCAGGCCCTCCTGCCCAAGCTCCTGTCCGAGCTTTTGCGCCACCCCGAGCTGGCCCAGAAGGGGTTCTCCAGGGGGTTTTCGCAGGTCATGGAGCGGGTGGTGGGGTTCTTCCGGGCCAAACAGGAGGCGGGCCTTCTGCGCAGGGACGAGCCCCCGGAGGAGCAGGCCCTGGCCTTCGTGGGGCCTTTGATGGCCCGCTTCCTCGTGGGGAAGACCCTGGGGGTGCGGCTGGCCTGGGAGCCCGAGGCCTACCTCCTCGGGTACCTGGAGGGGCGGTGTGCCGCGCGCTGA